A window of the Cynocephalus volans isolate mCynVol1 chromosome 10, mCynVol1.pri, whole genome shotgun sequence genome harbors these coding sequences:
- the LOC134387263 gene encoding zinc finger protein 709-like yields MDSVAFEDVAVNFTQEEWTLLDPSQRNLYRDVMQETFRNLAFVGIKWEDRNAKDKCKSPRRNLRSRMVETDCESKQGSQCGETFSQIPDCHLNKKTSPGVKACESSVHDIFISHSSVSRHVRAHAGQKLFEYREHKEKPYKCKQCGKAFSYRHYFRIHERTHTGEKPYECNQCGKGFSCSSTFRNHERTHTVEKPYECKQCGKAFKYYQSFQTHERTHTGEKPYKCRQCGKPFSYSSSFRNHERTHTGEKPYECKQCGKTFKYYQSFQIHERTHTGEKPYQCRQCGKAFTCSSGIRKHERTHAGKKLYVCKECGKAFIFSSSFRMHERTHSGLKPYECKKCGKAFSRSFCFRMHERTHTGEKPYECKQCGKAFSRSSSCQRHVRTHTGEKPYECKTCGKAFSSSSHLQRHERIHAVQKPYDCKECWKSFNCPSSLQRHERAHLGKKTYECEKCDKAFHCSSTFGQPERTHNGEKPYECKECGKAFFALTSFLRHIISHTGGGP; encoded by the exons GACTCAGTGgcctttgaggatgtggctgtgaacTTCACCCAGGAGGAATGGACTTTGCTGGATCCTTCCCAGAGGAATCTCTACAGAGATGTGATGCAGGAAACCTTCAGGAACTTGGCCTTTGTAG GAATAAAATGGGAAGACCGGAATGCTAAAGATAAGTGCAAAAGTCCCAGGAGAAATCTAAG AAGTCGTATGGTTGAGACAGATTGTGAAAGCAAACAAGGGAGTCAATGTGGAGAAACCTTCAGCCAGATTCCAGATTGTCATCTGAACAAGAAAACTTCTCCAGGGGTGAAAGCATGTGAAAGCAGTGTGCATGACATCTTCATCAGTCATTCATCTGTTAGTAGGCACGTCAGAGCTCATGCTGGACAGAAACTATTTGAGTATCGGGAACATAAAGAGAAGCCATATAAATGTAAacaatgtgggaaagccttcagttatCGCCACTACTTTCGAATACATGAAAGGACTCACACTGgcgagaaaccctatgaatgtaaccAATGTGGCAAAGGCTTCAGTTGCTCTAGTACTTTTCGAAAtcatgaaagaactcacactgtagagaaaccatatgaatgtaagcagtgtgggaaagccttcaaaTATTACCAGTCCTTTCAGAcacatgaaagaactcacactggagagaaaccttataaaTGCAGGCAGTGTGGTAAACCCTTCAGTTATTCCAGTTCCTTTCGTAAtcatgaaagaactcacactggagagaaaccctatgaatgtaaacaatgtggAAAAACCTTCAAATATTACCAGTCCTTTCAGATACATGAaaggactcacactggagagaagccctatcaATGCAGgcaatgtgggaaagccttcacttGTTCTAGTGGCATTCgaaaacatgaaagaactcaTGCTGGAAAGAAATTGTATGtttgtaaggaatgtgggaaggcatttattttttccagttcatTTAGAATGCATGAAAGAactcacagtggattaaaacccTATGAGTGCAAAAAATGTGGTAAAGCCTTCAGTCGTTCCTTTTGCTTTCGAATGCATGAAAGAACTCACACcggagagaagccctatgaatgtaagcagtgtgggaaagccttcagtcgTTCAAGTTCTTGTCAAAGACATGTaaggactcacactggagagaaaccttatgagTGTAAAACATGTGGTAAAGCCTTCAGTAGTTCTAGTCACTTACAAAGACATGAAAGAATTCATGCTGTGCAGAAACCCTATGACTGTAAAGAATGTTGGAAGTCATTCAATTGTCCCAGCTCCCTTCAAAGACATGAAAGGGCCCACCttgggaaaaaaacatatgaatgTGAAAAATGTGATAAAGCATTCCATTGTTCCAGTACTTTTGGACAGCCTGAAAGAACTCATAATGGagaaaaaccttatgaatgtaaggagtgtgggaaagccttcttTGCTCTCACAAGCTTTCTAAGGCACATCATAAGTCACACTGGAGGTGGACCTTAA